The Syngnathus typhle isolate RoL2023-S1 ecotype Sweden linkage group LG14, RoL_Styp_1.0, whole genome shotgun sequence genome segment TCAAAGAGCCACAAAGAGCCCTACTAGCAAGGCACCTCCGTACGTATATAGCATTCTGTGTGCTACGGAGTCTAGTCATTCCGGGGAATAACTGTTCAGACTGAAAGGCACAGACTGAAGACTTTGTTCACCTCAAGTATCTGAACATAGGCTTGATGAGGGTCTGTCATCTTCATCCCGTTGATCTCAACAAAGTGGAAGGATGGGATCTCGTCGGCGTTTGCCGCATTCCGCAGACAACGAATCACCTCGTGCACCGTCGCGGTCTTGCCCGTCCCCGGCACACCCGAGATGTACATGCACCTAAAACACATGGCACACGCAATGTCActctcatttcatttcatcgcAGATACGCTTTGTACCAGTTCAGGAAGATTCGCGATTTGGTCCTCTGGAATGTAATTGCTGCAGAGTGGTTGCATCAGTAGAAATGCTGACAACCATTTAAGCCCTCTTATACACTCCCCCTCCCCTGCTTGGAGAAGGGGGCTAAGTGACAGAATCTGCTGTAGGGATTCTGCAACAAGATCTTCGGTGGCAACGTAGTATCAGCCCCGTCTGCTGCTTTTGCTAGCGGCTGCAAAAGTCAACCGCGTTCGTATATGCTGCCTTTGCTGGGTCCGGCTTAAAAATGCAAACACATTCTGAAAACAGTGTCAACCAACGAACGACTTGCAATCCATTTCGCtggcaaaaaatgttccaaaacTCTCACCCGCCTGTGCCATCAATGATTTTGCTTTCCACAAAGCTGTAAATGTCTTGAAACTCCTGCTCCCTGCAGGGTAGCGACTCGGGCACCGACGACACGTGTAACCTAAACAAGACAAATATTCAAACTTATTACTTTTCACATACATGGATCATCGAATAAAAAAGATGACCATTGGATTTCTACTGCGCTTTTCCATACAAGTCCGATGCATTATCCACACGCTCGTCCAGTCCGTTCACACTCAAACTATGGCTTTACACAAGTTGTGCTTGTGCATTGTTGGAATGTCAGTGCAGGTTtgaattttcttctttttttttttttttttaaaccttaccTTGTTCTGGCCACTTCTAATACGTAGTTCGGTTGTGGGGCTGGCATTAACCTGCTGGGGATTGTGGGGGTGCCATGGCGAGGAGTATCACTTTCTCCCTGAGTAGATAAGTAGGTATTCATTAGTGCTAATGAGCTAAGAAGCCCGTCAACGCGGGCATATTTCATATCATTTACCTTCTTGCTGCGCGTTTTGCAGCACGCTCTAGCGGCGGACGGGCTTTTCTCCGAACGAGGCGGGAGACGCTCAGTAATACGCCGCCGTCTACCTTTCCTCGCTAGTTCACCTTCATCACCGTCAATCATTTCCTCATCGTCACTGCTACTATACAGGGCCGTATTTGATGGGACAAACTCTTCCTCGTCTTCTGTGTCCAAGTCCGGCTTTGGCTGGTCATCCAGAAGATTCCTGAGTCAGTGAAAAAGCTCACAAGTTGAACAACTTCAGTCACGAATCAGAACCAGTGTTCATTTTTTCGTTTATCCTGCAAATCTGCCTAACCAGAAGCCTATCTGGCAAATTCAGACGACCGCGCTTAATGGTTGAGTCTTAACACTCACAATTGTTTTTTGATCCGAGAAGAAACGAGTTGAGCGGACTTCCTTTTGGATCTCTTGGGGAGTGTGGCGACGAGCAGCATTGGAGCGTTCTCATTGTCCACCTCGGCGGCCCTTGTGATGGAAGcatagaaaaaaataagaaaaaacagaTGAGAATGCTTCGAAACAAAGGCTCCAAAAAACGTTTTTACTAAAGAAAGACTGCCATTTAAGGAGCAAGATTTCAATATTGAGGAGCAATTTATCTTCCAGGTTAGTCCTGAGGACCTGAAGCAAGGGTTAaattaaacaacaaaaatatgacGATTGAATGGAGGAGTTGTCGAGATGCAGCCACTGAATATTTTCGCATTTGAGTTGCCGATtgaaaagtcaagtttatttatataggcccaaatcacaagcagtctcaaagggcttcacatatacaaaacaaattgacaattattctcaaagcatggAAGAAAAGGGATTTAAATCGCTATGTTCCGAGACGTCTGTTCAGACCCATCGTTGAATGTGTAACGCTAACCCTTGAATGGATCAAAcatttcgtttcgtttcgtttcgtttatttatttcaacatttaGAAAAGACGAGTACTACTTACCCATATTCAGAGTTTTTCAGCTTCCTCAACGGTTCTCCTTGCTGTCTGGTTTTCATTCTGGAAAAAAGACAGTTAGACTCCACCGTTCTCGGCTTGGGCAATGCTCAACCATAACAAGTTGGACGAGAACTATGCTTCAAAGTTAAACTAGCAACTCTGAACGACGCAAGGTGGCTGCTGCCGCCGGCCGTTTCCCGCGAGAATGACGTCACGTCCGCCAAAAAATGGAAACCATGAGCACGTCTCATTTATTGAAAGTTCTTCTGCTCATGCTGCATTCGAGGAAAGTGGGAGCTTTTCCGACTTCCAACGAGAACGCCTTTTTGAACTGGGAGTTGCGATTTTTTTTTCGTAGGCTACTTCTGGCATCATGTACACTTCTCAGCCGACCATGAAGCCAGAACCCGCCACGTCATGTATATCATTAGCGGCAGAACCCGTGACGTCATGCCTATCTTTAGCGGCGGAATCCGCTACGTCATGCATATCATTAGCAGCGGAACCCACTACGTCATGCATGTTATTAGTGGCGGAACCCGCTACGTCATGCATATCATTAGCGGCAGAACCCGCTACGTCATGCATATCATTAGCGGCAGAACCCGCCACGTCATGCATATCATTAGCGCCAGAACTCGATACGTCATCCGTATCATTAGCACAACCGGTGTGACAAATTTGAGGCGCATGTGTTATAAATTCATGGCATTGTGTCCATGATTGAATACATACAATTAACAGAGCCATGGTAAATTCACAGTATTATGTATGTGAAAAACCTTGAgtgcttttaattttttattttggaatgcATGTTTGACAATTAGGTCTGCTATGTTTATGACAGGTTCGGTTgtgttgtttgtctgtgtgcacATGGCGACGTGCGTCACTGTCACGTGGCTGACCGAGGTGCTGAAGGAGCGGGCTCTTGACATATTATTTGGCAACTATTAGTGCGAAGAATTTGGATGCAagtgaatacattttatttttttattttatttttttaaatacagacaTTTCCCTATTACCCGTTTATTTTCATCTGTTAGGGAGAATACGCAAACAACTCAAAATGTAAACATTAAAAAAGCCTAAATGACCACCAATATATTCCTTTCAATAACAGTTATAAAAAACATTTGGGTCAATATATACAAGTAAAGTGACAATGATACATGAGGAAAGCAGCATAATggctcacgcacgcacaagccATTGTTTCATGCTGGAAACCCTTGTGCTTTCCAATCTTCCGCAGGCTGTACTTTGTGACTCAATTGATGGTCCACCTGGAGGCTGGAGGCAGAAGCCAGTGTTTCATGCTGGAAATCCTTGTGCTTTCCAATCTTCCGCAGGCTGCACTTTGTGACTCAATTGATGGGCCACCTGGAGGCCATCGCTCTTCTGACTTTCCTCATCTGTCGGCGTCCATTGCTCCGTTCCCTCCTGCCCTTCCGAAACACCATGGTGCTCTTGGGCACGTCCTTGCAGTTCAAAGCATCCCACGTGGTCTTCTTCCACCTTCTGGCTTTCCAGCTGCTCCTCAGTGGCTTGAAGCTTCAACTCCTGCATCAGTCCTTCCAGCTTAAGGGCTTTGCGGCGCTCGTTTTGTTGGATGATAGCAAAAAGGTGCTCTGTCAGCCGTTCCTTTACGTCTGTTTTCTTGTGGAGGTCCAACTTGGCCATCACATACTCTGCTTCTGCCTTTTCGTAGCGCTTGCTGGAAGAAACAAGGAAAAGAAGATCAAAAACAAGACTGAAATGTCACTTCAATTCCTGATGTGTCAAATCAAGCAGACTCTGCCCAAAAAGTGGGTGTCTGTCTGTCAGTAAGTCCACCGCCACTCAACATTTTGAGTGTTGGGCTTTAACGTTTGGTGCTAGAATGCAAAGTGTGTTCCTCACCTGGCAGTAGTGTAGTCCCAGCTGGCTTGCTCGATCTTTCCTCTGAGAATAGCGATGTCGTTCGAAACCATGTCATCAAGTGCTTGCAGCTCTTTCTGGATTCTCTTGAGCTTCACAGCCTCAGCTTGAGTTTGCTTGGACCTACATTGAGTGAGCGCTCATCTTGAGTTGTTGCTTTTGATCTTTTGACATGACAGCCATGAGCCTCCCACCCTCATCCACTTACTTTTCGGCTATGGTTTTTGCAAGCAGAGCCTTCTTGCGCTTATTTGCATCTTCGATCATTTTTTGCTCCCGTTGCAATTGCTCCAGGCGAGTCTTGTCTCGACTGCAACAATGGAAGCAATGCGTTGAAATGAAAAATGGCATCATCAGTTTGGAGCAAATAAAGATCAAACAAAAGTACTAACAGTTCGATTTCTTCTTTGTCAAGCTCCTTCACTAGCGGATTTGGCGTCTCTGCGGCAGCTTGACGGTTTTCTTGCGTCTTTTCTTCGATGAGCCTCTGCTGCGCGTCGCTTTTGGCAGCCGGGCTTCCTGCTGCCGCCATGTGCTCACACTCGGGTGGCATCTTATTGAGCTGTTGCTCCGGCGGAAGTTGGAGGGACACGACTCCATTGCATACCTGAGCCTGAGCCTGAGCCTGAGCCTGAGCCTGAGCCTGAGCCTGAGCCTGAGCCTGAGCCTGAGCCTGAGCCTGAGCCTCAGCCTGAACCTCAGCCTGAACCTCAGCCTGAACCTCAGCCTGAACCTCAGCCTGAACCTCAGCCTGAACCTCAGCCTCAGCCTGAGCCTGAGCGGCTCGCTGCACTAGCTTCTCTCTTTGCACTTGTTGCCGACTCCGACCGGGCGCTCGTAGTTTGTGCTTGCTTGCTATCACGGAGTCTGTAACGATTGCATAAAGCGCCGTATTATTGTGGAGCGAATCCAAATAAACGTCAGACGAGAAAAGTTCAACGACAGCTTACCTTTTTGCTGCAATCTCCGCAGTTCACTTTCTGAGAAGCCAGCCCAACTACTCATTTTATCGTTTCAAACTCACACTGGCCCATTTAAAATCAAGAGAAGGGGTGAGGTGGATCGCGTCAGTTACAAGACAATCAAAACGTAAAGTTGACAGCAGCACTCAAAAAGTCGACACAGCCATGTTTCTCCCCTCCCtcggacgatgatgatgatgatgacgatgatgatgatgatgccacGTCAAGGACCAGCAAAGCAAGCATTGAGTTGTCCCAAGACGCGCCTGAACGGAAAAACAAACTAGAGTGATCGACTTCGTGCAtaaacctttttttgtttggatttgtaATTGGAAAAGTAAAAACGGACTATTTTTTCCCATTGGTTTTCAATCATCACGTGTgcccgtgtgtgcgtgcgtgggtgcgtgcgtgggtgtgcgtgtgcgtgcgcgcccgcgtgcATGAAGGTCATTTACATTGCAGTGCAAGTTGATTTTGCATTCATTCTGCTCTTCCAAGTGAGCCAGCCACACaggtgtctttttctttttttcttctaatgaGTAAGATGGGCTGCTTTCCATTTGCCAAAGTGGTGATGGTCCTCTTCAATTTGCTTATCTTGGTGAGTCTAGTATGCCTGTTTTCATTCGAAGCATATGATTGGAGTGAAGTCCAAAGTAATGGTTTGTGAGATAAGaggattccatccatccatccatccatccacaatgTGCACATGTCTTTTTGCAGGTGAGTGGCCTAACCCTACTGGTGATGGCAATCTGGGCGAGTGTAGACGGGGCCTCCCATCTGCAGATCCTGGGACCTTTCTCCAGCCAAAGCATGCGACATGTCAACGTGGCCCATTTCTACATGGCCATCGGGGCCTTactggtgctgttggctttcttgggctgcTGCGGAGCTCACAAGGGGAGCAAATGTCTTCTCCTCACAGTAAGTGGCGTGACGTCTGATTGTCAATATCCCTGAAAAATGTATCTCCCCGTTTGTTTTCATTCAAGCCTCATTTTTTCGGGAATAGATGAACGTCGAGTAATGTACGAACCCTAACCCAGCCACAACGCATCTCTTAGCTGCCTAAAACGTTCCAAAAACACGAAGGGCAATACCAAATGGCACGGATGGACTCATCAAGCCAAACTTTGACAAGATGATCTATCTGGTATCTCTCTTTTTTGTGCAGTTCTTCTCCATCATTCTCATTATTGTCATTGCTGAAGTGGCAGCTGCAGTTGTAACCCTGGCTTATTCTTCATTCGTAAGTTATCCACATCAGCATtttcactccctccctcctcactTGGCTCCTTTACAAGCAAACAAAAACCTCTGGCGAATGCTGAAAGGGACCATGCATGCTTAGTGACACAAAGCTTTGACTCCCATCCTGCATTGGCCAACGatcaattttctttttcacaGGCCAAGCGAATCCTTTGCGCGTACGCTAGCCACGCTGTGCTCACTGAGCCCTGCAATGCAACCACGACAGAGGTGAAGTTGACGTTTACAGCGGTGCTTTCATTTGATTGTACCATGTACAGCACTGACATTAACACGCCAAGTCTCTTTCTTAGGGTTGTTTTGAACAAATCCTGCAGTCCCTTACGGAGCATGCAAACATTGTGGGAGCAATTGCAGCTGGAGTTGCTATTTTAGAGGTAAATGTGCACAAAAATAGTTGATGCAATGTTACATTACGGCACTCTAAACTTGGATCTCCATACAACACCCTGTTCAATGACAAGTTAAAGAATAAAATATGGATGTCAGATATTGCTTATTGAAATGTAATCATAATCCAATTTTTTTCCTCTGACTTACGCTTAAAGATGTTTAAAtgagcccacacacacacacacacacacacacacacacactgcatggAAATGAACTGCACTGTAAAATTCAAGAGAGCGCACATTTAACATTTCATATCTTCTTTCCTCAGATTGCTGCCTTGATGGTGTCGATGTATTTCTACTGTCACATGGACAAAAGAGTCAGTTGAGAGTGGCAAACACCGAATGGATCACCAAGTACGTAGCGTGAATTCATGCGGCCGACGGTAGCAGCCCTGCCCCCCACTACACCCGGGATGACTGCAACCTTCAA includes the following:
- the orc1 gene encoding origin recognition complex subunit 1 isoform X2, translating into MKTRQQGEPLRKLKNSEYGAAEVDNENAPMLLVATLPKRSKRKSAQLVSSRIKKQLNLLDDQPKPDLDTEDEEEFVPSNTALYSSSDDEEMIDGDEGELARKGRRRRITERLPPRSEKSPSAARACCKTRSKKGESDTPRHGTPTIPSRLMPAPQPNYVLEVARTRLHVSSVPESLPCREQEFQDIYSFVESKIIDGTGGCMYISGVPGTGKTATVHEVIRCLRNAANADEIPSFHFVEINGMKMTDPHQAYVQILEKLTSQKATADHAASLLEKRFSNPAPRKQTTVLLVDELDLLWTRKQNVMYNLFDWPTRRHSRLVVLTIANTMDLPERIMINRVASRLGLTRMSFQPYGYKQLQQIIMSRLNKIKAFEEDALQLVSRKVAALSGDARRCLDICRRAAELCEHAVARTSIARLVGMDHVMDALNEMFSSSYIASINAGRAQIHPFDAMK
- the orc1 gene encoding origin recognition complex subunit 1 isoform X3, whose amino-acid sequence is MKTRQQGEPLRKLKNSEYGAAEVDNENAPMLLVATLPKRSKRKSAQLVSSRIKKQLNLLDDQPKPDLDTEDEEEFVPSNTALYSSSDDEEMIDGDEGELARKGRRRRITERLPPRSEKSPSAARACCKTRSKKGESDTPRHGTPTIPSRLMPAPQPNYVLEVARTRLHVSSVPESLPCREQEFQDIYSFVESKIIDGTGGCMYISGVPGTGKTATVHEVIRCLRNAANADEIPSFHFVEINGMKMTDPHQAYVQILEKLTSQKATADHAASLLEKRFSNPAPRKQTTVLLVDELDLLWTRKQNVMYNLFDWPTRRHSRLVVLTIANTMDLPERIMINRVASRLGLTRMSFQPYGYKQLQQIIMSRLNKIKAFEEDALQLVSRKVAALSGDARRCLDICRRAAELCEHAVARTSIARLVGMDHVMDALNEMFSSSYIASIKKSSNSSI
- the gorab gene encoding RAB6-interacting golgin isoform X6, producing the protein MSSWAGFSESELRRLQQKDSVIASKHKLRAPGRSRQQVQREKLVQRAAQAQAEAEVQAEVQAEAQAQAQAQAQAQAQAQVCNGVVSLQLPPEQQLNKMPPECEHMAAAGSPAAKSDAQQRLIEEKTQENRQAAAETPNPLVKELDKEEIELRDKTRLEQLQREQKMIEDANKRKKALLAKTIAEKSKQTQAEAVKLKRIQKELQALDDMVSNDIAILRGKIEQASWDYTTASKRYEKAEAEYVMAKLDLHKKTDVKERLTEHLFAIIQQNERRKALKLEGLMQELKLQATEEQLESQKVEEDHVGCFELQGRAQEHHGVSEGQEGTEQWTPTDEESQKSDGLQVAHQLSHKVQPAEDWKAQGFPA
- the gorab gene encoding RAB6-interacting golgin isoform X3; protein product: MSSWAGFSESELRRLQQKDSVIASKHKLRAPGRSRQQVQREKLVQRAAQAQAEAEVQAEVQAEAQAQAQAQAQAQAQAQAQAQAQAQAQVCNGVVSLQLPPEQQLNKMPPECEHMAAAGSPAAKSDAQQRLIEEKTQENRQAAAETPNPLVKELDKEEIELRDKTRLEQLQREQKMIEDANKRKKALLAKTIAEKSKQTQAEAVKLKRIQKELQALDDMVSNDIAILRGKIEQASWDYTTASKRYEKAEAEYVMAKLDLHKKTDVKERLTEHLFAIIQQNERRKALKLEGLMQELKLQATEEQLESQKVEEDHVGCFELQGRAQEHHGVSEGQEGTEQWTPTDEESQKSDGLQVAHQLSHKVQPAEDWKAQGFPA
- the gorab gene encoding RAB6-interacting golgin isoform X7, with product MSSWAGFSESELRRLQQKDSVIASKHKLRAPGRSRQQVQREKLVQRAAQAQAEAEVQAEVQAEAQAQAQAQAQAQAQVCNGVVSLQLPPEQQLNKMPPECEHMAAAGSPAAKSDAQQRLIEEKTQENRQAAAETPNPLVKELDKEEIELRDKTRLEQLQREQKMIEDANKRKKALLAKTIAEKSKQTQAEAVKLKRIQKELQALDDMVSNDIAILRGKIEQASWDYTTASKRYEKAEAEYVMAKLDLHKKTDVKERLTEHLFAIIQQNERRKALKLEGLMQELKLQATEEQLESQKVEEDHVGCFELQGRAQEHHGVSEGQEGTEQWTPTDEESQKSDGLQVAHQLSHKVQPAEDWKAQGFPA
- the gorab gene encoding RAB6-interacting golgin isoform X9; this translates as MSSWAGFSESELRRLQQKDSVIASKHKLRAPGRSRQQVQREKLVQRAAQAQAEAEVQAEVQAEAQAQAQAQAQVCNGVVSLQLPPEQQLNKMPPECEHMAAAGSPAAKSDAQQRLIEEKTQENRQAAAETPNPLVKELDKEEIELRDKTRLEQLQREQKMIEDANKRKKALLAKTIAEKSKQTQAEAVKLKRIQKELQALDDMVSNDIAILRGKIEQASWDYTTASKRYEKAEAEYVMAKLDLHKKTDVKERLTEHLFAIIQQNERRKALKLEGLMQELKLQATEEQLESQKVEEDHVGCFELQGRAQEHHGVSEGQEGTEQWTPTDEESQKSDGLQVAHQLSHKVQPAEDWKAQGFPA
- the gorab gene encoding RAB6-interacting golgin isoform X2 translates to MSSWAGFSESELRRLQQKDSVIASKHKLRAPGRSRQQVQREKLVQRAAQAQAEAEVQAEVQAEVQAEVQAEVQAEAQAQAQAQAQAQAQAQVCNGVVSLQLPPEQQLNKMPPECEHMAAAGSPAAKSDAQQRLIEEKTQENRQAAAETPNPLVKELDKEEIELRDKTRLEQLQREQKMIEDANKRKKALLAKTIAEKSKQTQAEAVKLKRIQKELQALDDMVSNDIAILRGKIEQASWDYTTASKRYEKAEAEYVMAKLDLHKKTDVKERLTEHLFAIIQQNERRKALKLEGLMQELKLQATEEQLESQKVEEDHVGCFELQGRAQEHHGVSEGQEGTEQWTPTDEESQKSDGLQVAHQLSHKVQPAEDWKAQGFPA
- the gorab gene encoding RAB6-interacting golgin isoform X4; this translates as MSSWAGFSESELRRLQQKDSVIASKHKLRAPGRSRQQVQREKLVQRAAQAQAEAEVQAEVQAEAQAQAQAQAQAQAQAQAQAQAQVCNGVVSLQLPPEQQLNKMPPECEHMAAAGSPAAKSDAQQRLIEEKTQENRQAAAETPNPLVKELDKEEIELRDKTRLEQLQREQKMIEDANKRKKALLAKTIAEKSKQTQAEAVKLKRIQKELQALDDMVSNDIAILRGKIEQASWDYTTASKRYEKAEAEYVMAKLDLHKKTDVKERLTEHLFAIIQQNERRKALKLEGLMQELKLQATEEQLESQKVEEDHVGCFELQGRAQEHHGVSEGQEGTEQWTPTDEESQKSDGLQVAHQLSHKVQPAEDWKAQGFPA
- the gorab gene encoding RAB6-interacting golgin isoform X5, with translation MSSWAGFSESELRRLQQKDSVIASKHKLRAPGRSRQQVQREKLVQRAAQAQAEAEVQAEVQAEVQAEAQAQAQAQAQAQAQVCNGVVSLQLPPEQQLNKMPPECEHMAAAGSPAAKSDAQQRLIEEKTQENRQAAAETPNPLVKELDKEEIELRDKTRLEQLQREQKMIEDANKRKKALLAKTIAEKSKQTQAEAVKLKRIQKELQALDDMVSNDIAILRGKIEQASWDYTTASKRYEKAEAEYVMAKLDLHKKTDVKERLTEHLFAIIQQNERRKALKLEGLMQELKLQATEEQLESQKVEEDHVGCFELQGRAQEHHGVSEGQEGTEQWTPTDEESQKSDGLQVAHQLSHKVQPAEDWKAQGFPA
- the gorab gene encoding RAB6-interacting golgin isoform X1 — encoded protein: MSSWAGFSESELRRLQQKDSVIASKHKLRAPGRSRQQVQREKLVQRAAQAQAEAEVQAEVQAEVQAEVQAEVQAEVQAEAQAQAQAQAQAQAQAQAQAQAQAQAQVCNGVVSLQLPPEQQLNKMPPECEHMAAAGSPAAKSDAQQRLIEEKTQENRQAAAETPNPLVKELDKEEIELRDKTRLEQLQREQKMIEDANKRKKALLAKTIAEKSKQTQAEAVKLKRIQKELQALDDMVSNDIAILRGKIEQASWDYTTASKRYEKAEAEYVMAKLDLHKKTDVKERLTEHLFAIIQQNERRKALKLEGLMQELKLQATEEQLESQKVEEDHVGCFELQGRAQEHHGVSEGQEGTEQWTPTDEESQKSDGLQVAHQLSHKVQPAEDWKAQGFPA
- the gorab gene encoding RAB6-interacting golgin isoform X10; amino-acid sequence: MSSWAGFSESELRRLQQKDSVIASKHKLRAPGRSRQQVQREKLVQRAAQAQAEAEVQAEVQAEAQAQAQAQVCNGVVSLQLPPEQQLNKMPPECEHMAAAGSPAAKSDAQQRLIEEKTQENRQAAAETPNPLVKELDKEEIELRDKTRLEQLQREQKMIEDANKRKKALLAKTIAEKSKQTQAEAVKLKRIQKELQALDDMVSNDIAILRGKIEQASWDYTTASKRYEKAEAEYVMAKLDLHKKTDVKERLTEHLFAIIQQNERRKALKLEGLMQELKLQATEEQLESQKVEEDHVGCFELQGRAQEHHGVSEGQEGTEQWTPTDEESQKSDGLQVAHQLSHKVQPAEDWKAQGFPA
- the gorab gene encoding RAB6-interacting golgin isoform X8, which codes for MSSWAGFSESELRRLQQKDSVIASKHKLRAPGRSRQQVQREKLVQRAAQAQAEAEVQAEVQAEAQAQAQAQAQAQVCNGVVSLQLPPEQQLNKMPPECEHMAAAGSPAAKSDAQQRLIEEKTQENRQAAAETPNPLVKELDKEEIELRDKTRLEQLQREQKMIEDANKRKKALLAKTIAEKSKQTQAEAVKLKRIQKELQALDDMVSNDIAILRGKIEQASWDYTTASKRYEKAEAEYVMAKLDLHKKTDVKERLTEHLFAIIQQNERRKALKLEGLMQELKLQATEEQLESQKVEEDHVGCFELQGRAQEHHGVSEGQEGTEQWTPTDEESQKSDGLQVAHQLSHKVQPAEDWKAQGFPA
- the LOC133166782 gene encoding tetraspanin-1, which translates into the protein MSKMGCFPFAKVVMVLFNLLILVSGLTLLVMAIWASVDGASHLQILGPFSSQSMRHVNVAHFYMAIGALLVLLAFLGCCGAHKGSKCLLLTFFSIILIIVIAEVAAAVVTLAYSSFAKRILCAYASHAVLTEPCNATTTEGCFEQILQSLTEHANIVGAIAAGVAILEIAALMVSMYFYCHMDKRVS